Proteins encoded by one window of Nitrincola iocasae:
- the thiS gene encoding sulfur carrier protein ThiS — translation MHLLYNGEARETQTRYLSELLLECQVDENAVATALNGDFVPRSLRVSTPLRDGDRVEVVAPMQGG, via the coding sequence ATGCATCTTCTCTATAACGGCGAAGCCCGTGAAACCCAAACCCGTTACCTGTCTGAATTGTTGCTTGAGTGCCAGGTGGATGAAAATGCCGTAGCTACCGCACTGAATGGTGACTTTGTACCACGCTCTTTGCGTGTCAGCACCCCGTTGCGGGATGGTGATCGTGTTGAAGTCGTTGCACCGATGCAGGGAGGCTAG
- a CDS encoding thiazole synthase produces MKSFYGTELASGLMLGTALYPSPAIMAEAFAVSGAGVATVSLRRESAEGQAFRALIKDLKVKLLPNTAGCYSVKEAVTTAHMARELFDTPWIKLEVIGHADTLQPDPFGLVEAARILAEDGFEVFPYTTDDLVLADRLVEAGCRVLMPWGSPIGSGLGLNNEYGLRTLRNYFPDIPLVVDAGLGLPSHAARAMELGYDAVLLNTAVAKAGDPIAMAKAFAQAVEAGAAGFRAGPMEPRDMASPSTPVIGKAWL; encoded by the coding sequence ATGAAGTCATTTTATGGCACTGAACTGGCCAGTGGATTGATGCTTGGCACCGCGCTTTATCCCTCTCCGGCTATTATGGCTGAGGCCTTTGCGGTATCCGGCGCCGGTGTGGCAACTGTGTCTTTACGCCGTGAAAGCGCTGAAGGTCAGGCGTTTCGCGCGCTGATTAAAGATCTTAAGGTGAAGCTGTTACCCAATACCGCTGGCTGCTACTCGGTTAAAGAAGCGGTCACCACGGCGCATATGGCGCGGGAGCTGTTCGATACCCCCTGGATAAAACTGGAAGTCATCGGGCATGCCGATACCCTTCAGCCTGATCCCTTCGGGCTGGTAGAAGCGGCACGTATTCTGGCCGAGGATGGCTTTGAGGTATTTCCCTACACCACCGATGATCTGGTACTGGCAGATCGCCTGGTCGAAGCCGGCTGCCGGGTGTTGATGCCCTGGGGCTCACCCATAGGTTCCGGCCTGGGACTGAATAATGAATATGGCCTGCGTACCCTGCGTAACTATTTTCCGGATATTCCCTTGGTGGTCGACGCGGGGTTGGGTCTGCCCTCACATGCGGCTCGGGCAATGGAACTCGGCTATGACGCCGTGCTGTTGAACACTGCAGTGGCTAAAGCGGGTGACCCTATTGCCATGGCGAAAGCCTTCGCTCAGGCCGTTGAGGCGGGTGCGGCGGGTTTCCGTGCAGGTCCTATGGAGCCTCGGGATATGGCATCGCCATCCACACCGGTGATAGGGAAGGCCTGGTTATGA
- a CDS encoding ABC transporter permease produces MKHTDLKRYPGFRLITWVCLTVLYAPMLVLAVYSFNSVRSITHWSGFTFDWYLKVFQNPSIQKATLNSLTIASTAAFTATLVALLAALALVMGKPFRGRTATLTFINFPIMVPEIIVGIASLLFFIAINFELGMQSILIAHTVFCIPFAFLPIYSRVKSIERYYSEAAQDLYASQLACFRLVIFPMILPGIVSGFLLAFIVSLDDFIITNMVAGPGSTTLPLTIYSMVRVGFTPEINALSTLLLLVSIILVSLVYLINRRSTPKT; encoded by the coding sequence ATGAAGCACACAGACCTCAAACGCTATCCTGGTTTTCGGCTGATTACCTGGGTCTGCTTGACCGTACTCTATGCACCGATGCTTGTCTTAGCGGTCTACTCATTCAACTCAGTCAGATCGATTACACACTGGAGTGGCTTCACTTTTGATTGGTACCTTAAGGTTTTTCAAAACCCTTCCATTCAGAAAGCCACGCTTAATTCGCTGACCATTGCCAGCACCGCGGCCTTTACTGCAACACTGGTTGCGCTGCTCGCCGCACTGGCTTTGGTCATGGGAAAGCCCTTTAGAGGTCGGACCGCGACACTGACGTTTATCAATTTCCCGATCATGGTGCCCGAAATCATTGTCGGCATTGCCAGCCTGCTGTTCTTTATTGCGATCAACTTTGAACTCGGCATGCAGAGCATTCTGATTGCCCATACTGTTTTCTGCATCCCTTTTGCCTTTTTACCCATCTATTCAAGGGTGAAAAGCATTGAGCGCTATTACAGTGAAGCCGCCCAGGACCTGTATGCCAGCCAACTGGCCTGCTTTCGACTGGTTATTTTTCCGATGATCTTACCCGGAATAGTGTCAGGATTTTTACTCGCATTTATCGTTTCACTGGATGATTTCATCATCACCAATATGGTCGCAGGACCTGGCTCAACCACCCTGCCGCTGACGATATACAGCATGGTCAGGGTCGGTTTCACGCCTGAAATCAACGCACTATCAACCCTGTTACTGCTGGTGTCGATTATCCTCGTCAGCCTTGTGTACCTGATCAACCGACGCTCCACACCCAAAACATGA
- a CDS encoding ABC transporter permease, translating into MDKSLPKTSALLAPAITIILVFLAIPILTLMTYSFLQPATYGGIEWIFSLDAYVQLFFEEDFLTEEWVFNSDYLVIILTSIMLALIATLCCLILGLPTAYFIATRPPSTRMLWLMAVIVPYCVNLLIRTISMLFIIRDQGPINSFLIWTGLIDAPLQIAYTNFAVTLGLFYSYLPFMILPIYVAVERFNFSLLTAANDLYASKWASWQYVLLPNLKPGIIAGCLLVFIPSLGAFIAPDLLGGGKQLMIGNLIALQFQGSRNWPFGAALGMVLMAMIFIVLIVFSKRNSQEARS; encoded by the coding sequence ATGGATAAAAGTCTCCCTAAAACGTCAGCCCTGTTAGCACCAGCGATTACCATTATATTGGTTTTTCTGGCTATCCCGATTTTGACGCTGATGACCTACTCATTTCTGCAGCCAGCAACCTACGGTGGGATCGAGTGGATCTTTAGCCTGGATGCGTATGTTCAGCTGTTTTTTGAAGAAGATTTTCTCACCGAAGAATGGGTATTCAACTCCGATTACCTGGTGATCATTCTCACTTCGATTATGCTCGCACTCATCGCCACACTCTGCTGCCTGATACTGGGACTACCTACCGCCTACTTTATTGCAACCCGCCCGCCCAGCACGCGGATGCTTTGGCTAATGGCAGTAATCGTTCCCTACTGCGTAAATCTGCTAATCCGTACCATCTCAATGCTGTTCATCATCCGTGACCAGGGACCGATAAACAGTTTCCTGATCTGGACCGGCTTGATTGATGCCCCCCTTCAGATTGCCTATACCAATTTTGCGGTAACACTGGGGCTGTTCTACTCCTATCTACCCTTTATGATTTTGCCGATCTATGTTGCCGTTGAGCGCTTCAACTTCTCACTGCTGACAGCGGCCAATGATTTATACGCCAGCAAATGGGCGTCCTGGCAGTATGTGCTGCTACCCAACCTCAAGCCCGGCATCATCGCTGGCTGCCTACTCGTTTTCATCCCTTCACTGGGGGCCTTCATTGCTCCAGACCTGCTCGGTGGCGGAAAACAATTGATGATCGGCAACTTGATTGCACTGCAATTTCAGGGTTCGCGTAATTGGCCCTTTGGGGCCGCGCTGGGCATGGTGCTGATGGCAATGATCTTTATCGTGTTAATTGTGTTTTCAAAACGTAATAGCCAGGAGGCGAGATCATGA
- a CDS encoding FAD-dependent oxidoreductase — protein MSVISILGAGVAGLCVANELLSRGAAIRVFDKQPQPGPHACSWWAGGMLAPFCERESAEEPVIRFGAEAIDWWSEHTGVVTRKGSLVLSTTRDRNELVRFGNRTRDFALLNEAEVAELEPDLGGHIRQALHFSGEAHLDPREALLKLAQNLTDAGVPIEAGEPEAGSVIIDCRGMAAQDQLPDMRGVKGEMLVLHCPGLNIQRPVRFIHPRMPLYIVPRGDGIYMLGATMLETAEGHRLTVRSVLELLSAAYALHPAFAEAEIIETGVDVRPAFADNLPRIRRVDNVIYINGLYRHGYLLSPALARLTADLLLLNKQPEAFYASSL, from the coding sequence ATGTCGGTAATTTCTATCCTCGGTGCGGGTGTCGCAGGCCTTTGTGTTGCCAATGAACTCCTGTCGCGCGGTGCCGCTATTCGCGTGTTTGATAAACAGCCACAACCTGGCCCACACGCCTGTTCCTGGTGGGCGGGTGGCATGTTGGCTCCCTTTTGCGAACGTGAAAGCGCGGAAGAGCCGGTGATCAGGTTTGGCGCTGAGGCGATTGACTGGTGGAGTGAGCATACCGGTGTCGTCACCCGTAAGGGATCGCTGGTATTGAGCACAACGCGAGATCGTAACGAGTTAGTCCGCTTCGGTAATCGCACCCGTGATTTTGCTTTGCTGAATGAAGCCGAGGTGGCCGAGCTGGAGCCGGACCTGGGTGGTCATATACGCCAGGCCCTGCATTTCAGTGGCGAGGCCCATCTGGACCCGCGTGAAGCGCTGCTGAAACTGGCGCAAAATCTCACCGATGCTGGTGTGCCGATTGAAGCGGGTGAGCCGGAAGCCGGTAGTGTGATCATTGACTGCCGCGGCATGGCTGCACAGGATCAGTTGCCGGATATGCGTGGCGTTAAAGGTGAAATGCTGGTGCTGCACTGTCCCGGTTTGAATATTCAACGTCCGGTGCGCTTTATTCACCCGCGCATGCCGCTGTATATCGTCCCGCGTGGTGATGGCATTTATATGCTCGGCGCTACCATGCTGGAAACGGCTGAAGGTCATCGACTGACGGTGCGCTCAGTACTGGAGTTGCTGTCGGCAGCCTATGCCCTGCATCCGGCCTTTGCAGAGGCGGAAATTATTGAAACTGGCGTGGATGTGCGCCCGGCCTTTGCCGATAACCTGCCGCGTATTCGCCGTGTCGATAATGTTATTTATATCAATGGGCTGTATCGCCATGGCTATCTGTTGTCGCCGGCTTTGGCGCGCTTGACCGCCGACCTGTTGTTGCTGAATAAACAGCCGGAGGCGTTTTATGCATCTTCTCTATAA
- a CDS encoding extracellular solute-binding protein has product MKAFTQKAAVSAATLLLSSSLYAAGELKLYNWSDYMPQELIDKFSSSYDVTVIQDSYDSNETLLARLKSGVTGYDVAVPGDYMVAIMIEEGLLDKVQPHTLENFKHIKEELVDVYFDPGREYSIPYQFGTTSFMVDTNAYSGDIDTLAILFDTPDELKGKVNMFRDVNDVINAALRYKGFETCNSNRAELAEVNDLLLEAKSDWLSITSDGAREMVVSGDAAVSMIWNGMGLRGRLEKPSLQYAYPKEGMTAWADNLVVLKGAENRDNALLFMNFLLEPENAAALTNFAGYTAGVNNTAPFLMDELKNAPELNPPADAPTAEFVPPCSPDVVALYDRIWTNLLK; this is encoded by the coding sequence ATGAAAGCCTTTACCCAAAAAGCAGCCGTATCAGCGGCAACACTACTACTGTCATCCTCCCTCTATGCCGCAGGTGAACTGAAGTTATATAACTGGTCAGACTATATGCCGCAGGAGCTGATTGATAAGTTCAGCAGCAGCTATGATGTGACCGTTATTCAGGACTCCTACGACAGCAATGAAACACTGCTGGCACGCCTGAAATCCGGCGTTACCGGCTATGATGTCGCCGTACCCGGTGACTATATGGTCGCCATCATGATTGAAGAGGGTCTGCTGGATAAAGTCCAACCCCATACCTTAGAAAACTTCAAACACATCAAAGAAGAACTGGTTGACGTCTACTTTGATCCAGGCCGTGAGTACTCTATCCCGTATCAATTCGGCACCACCTCTTTTATGGTCGACACCAACGCCTATTCGGGGGATATAGATACTCTGGCGATACTGTTTGACACCCCTGATGAGCTAAAGGGTAAGGTCAACATGTTCCGTGACGTCAATGACGTTATCAATGCCGCGCTTCGCTATAAAGGCTTTGAAACCTGCAACAGCAACAGAGCTGAACTGGCCGAGGTCAATGACCTGTTACTGGAAGCAAAAAGTGACTGGCTGAGCATCACCTCAGATGGCGCTCGTGAAATGGTGGTTTCCGGCGATGCCGCCGTCAGTATGATCTGGAATGGTATGGGGTTGCGCGGCCGTCTTGAGAAGCCATCACTGCAGTACGCTTATCCTAAAGAAGGCATGACTGCCTGGGCTGACAACCTGGTTGTCCTGAAAGGCGCTGAGAACCGTGATAACGCACTGCTGTTCATGAATTTCCTGCTGGAACCGGAAAACGCCGCCGCGCTGACCAATTTTGCGGGCTATACCGCTGGGGTAAATAACACCGCGCCCTTCCTGATGGATGAACTGAAGAATGCACCGGAACTCAACCCACCAGCCGATGCACCGACAGCTGAGTTCGTTCCCCCCTGCTCACCCGACGTTGTCGCTCTTTATGATCGCATCTGGACCAATCTACTGAAGTAA
- a CDS encoding helix-turn-helix transcriptional regulator, which produces MSQPKNNLRLRDKALAHVIKTLHRPGFCEAFAHFVRHLAAFDNLIIIAYYRDTNPVVLYRQYTDPVVYTYMDSDYLNAAYLLDPFYHAHRNGLKTGLHRLFDIAPDQFKRTSYFNVYYQKTTLIDEVAAFADLNRDLTVTACFGKDRSSGQLFSKQERQRLQQYESVICTLLEEHWRDYQPVQPQPMNAKPLVSRLIDTLRVEQSISLTARQAEVAMFILQGHSSISISLNLGISPETVKVFRKQLYAKCQISSQAELFALLMPVFSRISAPTISSSESET; this is translated from the coding sequence TTGTCACAGCCAAAAAACAATCTTCGACTGCGTGATAAAGCCTTGGCGCATGTCATCAAAACCCTGCATCGTCCTGGTTTTTGTGAAGCGTTTGCGCACTTCGTACGTCATTTGGCCGCTTTTGATAACCTGATTATCATTGCCTATTATCGGGATACCAATCCGGTGGTTCTGTATCGCCAATACACTGATCCAGTGGTGTACACCTATATGGATTCTGATTACCTGAATGCCGCGTATTTGCTGGATCCGTTTTATCATGCCCATCGGAATGGCTTGAAAACAGGCTTGCACCGCTTGTTTGATATCGCGCCAGATCAGTTCAAACGCACCAGCTATTTCAATGTGTATTATCAGAAAACCACGCTGATTGATGAGGTGGCTGCATTTGCCGATTTGAATCGTGACCTGACAGTGACCGCCTGTTTTGGTAAGGATCGATCCAGTGGTCAATTGTTTTCAAAGCAGGAGAGGCAGCGATTGCAGCAGTACGAGTCTGTTATCTGCACTCTACTGGAGGAACACTGGCGTGACTATCAGCCTGTCCAACCTCAGCCAATGAATGCAAAACCGCTGGTCAGTCGGTTGATCGATACACTACGGGTTGAGCAATCCATCAGTTTGACAGCAAGGCAGGCTGAAGTGGCCATGTTTATATTACAAGGCCATTCTTCCATTTCCATCAGCCTGAATCTGGGTATTAGTCCAGAGACGGTGAAAGTGTTTAGAAAGCAACTGTATGCCAAGTGCCAGATCTCTTCGCAAGCCGAGCTGTTTGCGCTACTTATGCCGGTTTTTTCGCGAATATCTGCACCCACGATATCATCGAGTGAGTCGGAGACATGA
- a CDS encoding NYN domain-containing protein: MYPTKPREAPLTRIAIFADVQNIYYTTRQVFGRQFNYRAFWQQASELGDIVAATAYAIDREDPQQQKFQEALRHIGFEVKLKPYIQRGDGSAKGDWDVGIAIDALLCAEEVDQVILLSGDGDFDLLLQTLRDRYQIYSHLFSVPGLTAQSLIKSADEWIAIDTDLLQ; this comes from the coding sequence ATGTACCCAACCAAACCCAGAGAGGCTCCTTTGACTCGCATAGCCATTTTCGCCGATGTTCAAAATATCTACTACACCACCCGTCAGGTGTTTGGACGGCAGTTTAATTACCGTGCCTTTTGGCAGCAGGCCAGTGAGCTGGGGGATATTGTCGCTGCAACGGCCTACGCGATAGATCGCGAAGATCCGCAGCAGCAAAAGTTTCAGGAGGCTTTGCGGCATATCGGCTTTGAGGTAAAGCTGAAGCCCTATATCCAGCGTGGTGACGGCTCGGCCAAGGGGGATTGGGATGTCGGGATTGCTATCGATGCCTTACTCTGCGCCGAGGAGGTGGATCAGGTGATTTTGCTGTCTGGGGATGGTGATTTTGATCTGTTGTTGCAGACACTGCGGGATCGTTATCAGATTTACAGCCATCTGTTTAGTGTCCCCGGATTAACCGCGCAGTCGTTGATCAAGAGTGCCGATGAGTGGATAGCTATCGACACCGACTTGCTGCAATAA
- a CDS encoding ABC transporter ATP-binding protein, with translation MQAENTAISIEKVVKNFGAFTALKQVSLQIQNGEFFTLLGPSGCGKTTLLRLIAGFESTSQGKIFLFGDEIENLPANKRPINTVFQHYALFPHMDIRDNIKFGMRMLKFSKQDMDHRADEMLELVQLSHFSQRKPHELSGGQQQRVALARALAPRPKVLLLDEPLSALDLKLRQSMRAELKQIQQETGITFVFVTHDQEEALAMSDRIAVMSAGEVQQVGTPKAIYDQPANSFVADFIGETNLLDATVEQVNQEAMTCCLDNQVRIQCPNSVASDQSQQIKLSIRPERLSFSAPDKALMTGHICQKTYMGTDTQFVVDVGQGLLVKVRAQNNLVSTDELHQGHQVGINIDAAFARVLVN, from the coding sequence ATGCAAGCCGAAAATACTGCAATTTCAATTGAGAAGGTCGTCAAAAATTTTGGCGCGTTTACCGCACTGAAACAGGTTTCACTGCAAATCCAGAATGGTGAGTTCTTCACCCTGCTCGGTCCGTCCGGCTGCGGTAAGACCACGTTGCTCAGGTTGATTGCCGGTTTTGAAAGTACCTCGCAAGGGAAAATATTTTTGTTTGGCGATGAAATCGAAAACCTGCCAGCCAACAAACGTCCCATCAATACTGTTTTTCAACACTACGCTCTGTTTCCGCACATGGACATTCGCGACAACATCAAATTTGGTATGCGCATGCTGAAGTTTTCCAAGCAAGACATGGATCATCGTGCCGACGAAATGCTGGAACTGGTGCAGTTAAGCCACTTCAGTCAACGCAAACCCCATGAACTATCGGGTGGCCAGCAACAGCGTGTGGCACTGGCACGAGCACTGGCACCTCGCCCAAAAGTGCTACTGCTGGACGAACCCCTTTCAGCACTGGATTTGAAACTGCGTCAGTCCATGCGAGCAGAGCTTAAACAAATTCAGCAGGAAACCGGCATTACCTTTGTGTTTGTCACCCATGATCAGGAAGAAGCCCTGGCTATGTCCGATCGCATAGCCGTGATGTCGGCTGGTGAGGTACAGCAAGTCGGTACGCCCAAGGCTATTTATGACCAACCGGCAAACAGTTTTGTCGCTGATTTCATTGGTGAAACCAACCTACTGGATGCAACTGTGGAACAGGTCAACCAAGAGGCCATGACCTGCTGTCTGGACAATCAGGTACGCATCCAGTGCCCAAACTCAGTCGCTAGTGATCAGTCCCAGCAGATCAAACTCAGTATTCGGCCAGAGCGCCTCAGTTTTTCCGCGCCAGATAAGGCCTTAATGACCGGCCATATCTGCCAGAAAACCTACATGGGTACAGACACCCAATTTGTAGTGGATGTCGGGCAGGGTCTATTGGTTAAAGTCAGGGCGCAGAACAACCTCGTCAGCACAGATGAACTCCATCAGGGGCATCAGGTTGGCATTAATATCGACGCGGCTTTTGCCAGAGTACTGGTGAACTGA